One stretch of Priestia megaterium DNA includes these proteins:
- a CDS encoding MFS transporter translates to MKKGHPIFTIFLFFLGWVFMYADRNILSPVMGDIGAQWDLNKAELGLMSTVFFAAYAAMQIPTGFLADRFGRVKILVAGYILFGVATFFTGLTTTFGMFLLMRALTGLGEGTYYGSQYGISSSITSERYRGLVSALINSGMAFGISLGFIGSTYITYTLEKDWQFTFYLFAIPTIVIAILIAFFVKDKQRDQEKNSPNKETKQSLKVLFTKNHIFVYILIFCSLYGFFGMLTWLPYYLQHSRGLEGSQTGIIASLVPWASIPGAIFFGYISDRIANKKALIVSLSVAGALCQFFIPYTESYSWLLIGLIVYGLIGKLALDPILISYMADITPSSMYSKVYGFFNFSGMLSSIFAPYITGYFADKLGSMEFGFYLSGALLLVGGVLFLFTGKKERSYPVSHPVLK, encoded by the coding sequence ATGAAAAAGGGACATCCTATATTTACAATTTTTCTTTTCTTTTTAGGCTGGGTTTTCATGTATGCAGATCGTAATATTTTATCTCCGGTTATGGGAGATATCGGTGCACAGTGGGATCTTAATAAAGCTGAACTTGGGCTAATGTCTACCGTGTTTTTTGCCGCGTATGCAGCTATGCAGATTCCAACGGGTTTTTTGGCAGATCGATTTGGTCGCGTTAAGATCTTAGTAGCTGGATACATCTTGTTTGGAGTTGCCACATTTTTTACAGGACTTACAACTACTTTCGGTATGTTCTTACTCATGCGGGCGCTGACAGGGCTTGGAGAAGGAACGTATTATGGTTCACAATACGGAATTTCTTCAAGCATCACGTCTGAACGATACCGAGGTCTAGTGTCTGCGCTCATCAATAGTGGAATGGCTTTTGGTATATCACTTGGTTTTATCGGTTCTACATACATTACATATACGTTAGAAAAAGACTGGCAGTTTACTTTTTACTTATTTGCTATTCCGACTATAGTAATAGCTATTTTAATAGCTTTCTTTGTAAAAGATAAGCAAAGGGATCAAGAAAAAAATTCGCCAAATAAAGAAACAAAGCAGTCGCTAAAAGTATTATTTACAAAAAATCATATTTTCGTATACATTTTAATCTTCTGCTCTCTTTACGGATTTTTTGGGATGCTGACGTGGCTTCCTTATTATTTGCAGCACTCGCGAGGCTTAGAAGGGTCTCAAACAGGCATTATAGCATCTTTAGTACCTTGGGCGTCTATTCCAGGAGCAATCTTCTTTGGGTATATATCTGATCGAATTGCAAATAAAAAAGCATTAATTGTGAGTTTGTCAGTAGCGGGCGCTTTATGTCAATTTTTTATTCCCTATACAGAGAGTTATTCTTGGCTATTAATCGGCTTAATTGTGTACGGTCTGATAGGGAAATTAGCATTAGATCCCATTTTGATTTCGTATATGGCGGATATTACTCCATCGTCCATGTACTCTAAAGTGTACGGTTTTTTCAACTTCAGCGGCATGCTGTCATCGATCTTTGCGCCTTACATTACCGGGTATTTTGCAGATAAACTTGGAAGTATGGAATTCGGATTTTATTTGTCAGGAGCACTATTGTTAGTGGGAGGAGTTCTCTTTTTGTTTACAGGAAAGAAAGAACGTTCCTATCCTGTTTCACATCCAGTTTTAAAATAA
- the rpsA gene encoding 30S ribosomal protein S1 has product MTEDMNQVEVTSLEVGETVKGTITKVEEKQVYVDVPNSKLDGIIPISELASLHIEKAGDVIQEGAEVEAKVIKVEDDLLVLSKRAVDAEKAWDGLEAKLSSGEVFEAVVKEIVKGGLVVDIGVRGFIPASLVETHFVDDFAEYQDQTLTVKVVELDKEKNRVILSHRAVVEEELVQQKENVLESLKEGQVLEGTVQRLTDFGAFVDVGGVDGLVHISQLSHTRVEKPSDVVAEGDTVKVKVLSVDKSTGRVSLSIKDTLEGPWSNISTKLRQGDVVEGTVKRLVSFGAFVEVLPGVEGLVHISQISHKHIGTPHEVLSEGEKVTVKVLDVNEQERRVSLSIRDLEEEEQEDYGDYELQEESKGFQLGDMIGDQLKKLR; this is encoded by the coding sequence ATGACAGAAGATATGAATCAAGTAGAGGTAACGTCATTAGAAGTAGGAGAAACAGTAAAAGGTACTATTACAAAAGTAGAAGAAAAGCAAGTGTATGTAGATGTACCTAACAGCAAACTAGACGGTATTATTCCAATTAGTGAATTAGCGAGCTTACATATTGAAAAAGCAGGCGATGTAATCCAAGAAGGTGCCGAAGTCGAAGCGAAAGTAATTAAAGTGGAAGACGATTTGCTTGTGTTATCTAAACGGGCTGTAGATGCTGAAAAAGCATGGGACGGTTTAGAAGCAAAACTTTCTTCAGGTGAAGTGTTTGAAGCGGTAGTCAAAGAAATTGTCAAAGGCGGATTAGTTGTAGATATTGGTGTAAGAGGATTCATTCCAGCTTCTCTTGTTGAAACTCATTTCGTCGATGATTTCGCAGAGTATCAAGATCAAACTCTTACAGTCAAAGTAGTGGAATTAGATAAAGAAAAAAATCGCGTGATCCTTTCGCATCGTGCAGTTGTAGAAGAAGAGCTTGTACAACAAAAAGAAAATGTTCTTGAGTCATTAAAAGAAGGTCAGGTTTTAGAAGGAACCGTTCAGCGCTTAACAGACTTTGGTGCGTTTGTAGATGTAGGCGGAGTAGATGGGTTAGTGCATATTTCTCAGCTTTCACATACGCGTGTAGAAAAACCTTCAGATGTAGTAGCTGAGGGAGATACTGTGAAAGTCAAAGTATTATCTGTTGACAAATCAACGGGGCGTGTTTCATTATCTATTAAAGATACGTTAGAAGGTCCATGGTCCAACATTTCTACGAAGCTTCGCCAAGGTGATGTAGTAGAAGGAACCGTTAAAAGACTTGTATCTTTTGGAGCTTTTGTGGAAGTTCTACCTGGAGTAGAAGGACTTGTACACATTTCTCAAATTTCACATAAGCATATTGGGACACCGCATGAAGTGCTTTCTGAAGGCGAAAAAGTGACGGTAAAAGTACTTGATGTGAATGAACAAGAACGACGCGTTTCGTTAAGCATTCGTGATCTTGAGGAAGAAGAACAAGAAGATTACGGTGACTATGAATTACAAGAAGAGTCAAAAGGTTTCCAATTAGGTGATATGATTGGGGATCAATTAAAAAAATTAAGATAA
- a CDS encoding lysophospholipid acyltransferase family protein has protein sequence MILSFYMFARAIVKGILTPVYRYEVIGAENIPSEGGVLLCSNHIDNLDPPTVGVTCPRPISFMAKAELFKAPFLKTVLPKLETFPVKRGMADREALRQGLKILKEGKVLGLFPEGTRSKDGKLGKGMAGVGFFALRSKAAVVPCAVIGPYKRFARLKVVYGPPIQMDELRERKASAEEVTEVIMKSIGKLIEKYQ, from the coding sequence ATGATTTTGAGCTTTTATATGTTTGCACGTGCCATTGTAAAAGGTATTTTAACACCAGTTTATCGTTATGAAGTAATCGGTGCAGAAAATATCCCTTCAGAAGGCGGAGTTTTGCTTTGTTCAAATCATATTGACAACTTAGATCCGCCTACTGTAGGTGTGACATGTCCAAGGCCTATTTCGTTTATGGCAAAAGCAGAGCTGTTTAAAGCACCTTTTCTGAAGACGGTCCTGCCAAAGTTAGAAACATTCCCTGTAAAGCGCGGGATGGCAGATCGTGAAGCTTTGCGCCAAGGGTTAAAGATTTTAAAAGAAGGAAAAGTGCTTGGATTATTTCCAGAAGGAACAAGAAGTAAAGATGGGAAATTAGGAAAAGGGATGGCTGGAGTAGGCTTTTTTGCTTTGCGTTCAAAAGCAGCTGTTGTGCCTTGCGCTGTTATTGGTCCATATAAGCGTTTTGCAAGGTTAAAAGTAGTGTACGGACCCCCAATTCAGATGGATGAGCTTCGCGAACGAAAAGCATCAGCCGAGGAAGTAACCGAAGTTATTATGAAAAGCATTGGTAAATTAATTGAAAAATATCAATAG
- a CDS encoding YphA family membrane protein, whose translation MDGIFFYWLSWMGWIVATFLMPKTSRRWKVSAIILISILLSGMNMHITQFSCSYTALFLVGVACVYASGYSRFQQLYYVIVCGIIIIAYAGFCLLELYDPVWIFIDRKWILTGLILYICFMVIKGAEKRFAAIILGVVGGDFLYAVVIRDIVSYEVGSLRTLDVLATAVGAVFIWEILVYFSAYLDLYVLKSHRQKQSTYK comes from the coding sequence GTGGACGGAATTTTCTTTTATTGGCTTTCGTGGATGGGATGGATTGTTGCGACTTTTCTTATGCCCAAAACATCTAGGCGTTGGAAGGTATCAGCCATTATATTAATCAGTATACTCCTAAGCGGAATGAACATGCATATAACTCAGTTTTCATGCAGCTACACCGCTTTGTTTTTAGTAGGAGTAGCGTGTGTTTATGCTTCAGGATACAGCAGATTTCAGCAGTTATATTATGTTATTGTATGCGGCATTATAATAATTGCCTATGCTGGTTTTTGTTTGCTTGAGCTCTATGATCCTGTATGGATTTTTATTGATCGTAAGTGGATTTTGACTGGACTTATCTTATATATTTGCTTTATGGTGATTAAAGGTGCTGAAAAAAGATTCGCAGCGATCATTTTAGGTGTAGTTGGAGGAGATTTTTTATACGCAGTTGTCATTCGAGATATTGTATCTTATGAAGTAGGGTCTCTTCGGACACTCGACGTTTTAGCAACGGCAGTAGGAGCTGTGTTTATTTGGGAGATACTGGTTTATTTCTCTGCTTATTTAGATTTGTACGTGCTAAAGTCTCACAGGCAAAAGCAAAGTACTTACAAATAG
- the cmk gene encoding (d)CMP kinase, with protein MEKQISIAIDGPAAAGKSTVAKIIAETLSYIYVDTGAMYRALTYQAQKNQVDLQNEEELLHLLNETVIDLKPSESGQVVILNGQNVTSEIRSAEVTNSVSIVAKHRAVREEMVARQQGLAKDGGVVMDGRDIGTHVLPHAEVKIFLLASVDERAQRRHDENIKKGFESNLERLKEEIARRDKLDSEREVAPLKKAEDAIEIDTTSLSIEGVVEKILSITKERIG; from the coding sequence ATGGAAAAACAAATTTCAATCGCGATTGACGGTCCTGCAGCTGCTGGGAAAAGTACAGTGGCAAAGATTATAGCAGAAACCTTATCATATATTTATGTTGATACAGGAGCGATGTATCGTGCTCTAACGTATCAAGCGCAGAAAAACCAGGTAGATTTGCAAAATGAAGAAGAGCTATTGCATTTGCTTAACGAAACAGTAATCGATTTAAAACCGTCTGAATCTGGACAGGTAGTCATCTTAAATGGACAGAATGTTACAAGTGAAATTCGTTCCGCAGAAGTAACTAACTCTGTATCCATCGTAGCGAAACATCGTGCAGTTCGTGAAGAGATGGTAGCGAGACAGCAGGGCCTTGCTAAAGATGGAGGCGTTGTAATGGATGGACGTGATATCGGTACACACGTGCTTCCTCACGCAGAAGTTAAAATCTTTTTATTAGCGTCTGTGGATGAAAGAGCACAGCGACGCCATGACGAAAACATAAAAAAAGGTTTTGAATCAAATTTAGAGCGTTTAAAAGAAGAAATTGCCCGCAGAGACAAGCTGGATTCTGAGCGCGAAGTAGCACCTCTTAAAAAAGCTGAAGATGCAATTGAAATCGATACAACTTCCTTATCGATTGAAGGAGTTGTAGAAAAAATACTTTCTATTACAAAAGAAAGGATTGGATGA
- a CDS encoding flagellar brake protein, with the protein MIKAGMRLTLESGHRESTLQQTYRCKVVEFTEDVIYISYPLNEETQRSAFLLKGTKLLATFIGYNQNVYTFPTEVTGREIKGMPVVKLFYPGDKKLKSIQRRNFFRVRLTVKAVIESEQEQQDVMEIMTKNISAGGIAGSFHHSLLFNEKDSVVVRLSLPNREGALQHLELKGEVVRITAPTSCKVGQLSIKFMDMEKQTKEMMIRYTLKRQLDLRRKGLL; encoded by the coding sequence ATGATAAAAGCGGGAATGAGGTTGACGTTAGAGAGCGGGCACAGAGAGTCTACATTACAACAAACATATCGATGTAAGGTAGTTGAGTTTACGGAAGACGTGATTTATATTAGCTATCCGCTAAATGAAGAAACGCAGCGAAGTGCTTTTTTACTAAAAGGTACAAAATTGCTTGCCACGTTTATTGGTTACAATCAAAATGTATATACCTTTCCAACTGAAGTAACAGGGCGTGAAATAAAAGGCATGCCTGTTGTGAAGCTCTTTTACCCGGGCGATAAAAAGTTAAAATCCATCCAAAGAAGAAATTTTTTCCGTGTGCGGCTTACAGTGAAGGCGGTGATAGAAAGTGAACAAGAACAGCAGGACGTAATGGAAATCATGACTAAAAACATCAGTGCAGGTGGAATAGCCGGCTCCTTCCATCACTCGCTGCTTTTTAATGAGAAAGATTCGGTTGTTGTACGATTAAGTCTTCCTAATCGTGAGGGAGCTTTGCAGCATCTTGAATTAAAAGGGGAAGTTGTACGAATTACCGCCCCGACTTCTTGTAAAGTAGGTCAGCTATCTATTAAATTTATGGATATGGAAAAACAAACGAAAGAAATGATGATTCGTTATACCTTAAAGCGTCAGCTCGACCTAAGAAGAAAAGGTCTTCTTTAG
- the prsW gene encoding glutamic-type intramembrane protease PrsW: MLAIVSAGIAPGLALLSFFYLKDEYETEPISMVLKTFIFGAMLVLPIMFIQYVFGEEHVFQSPFLQAFFTTSFLEEFFKWFILYFTIYQHVEFDEHYDGIVYGAAVSLGFATVENILYLFANGLESALGRAFLPVSSHALFGVIMGYYLGKAKFSEGKEKTKWTLYSVFAPLILHGTYDYILKTMDHWVFIIIPFMIYLWWLALRKVKKAKQPSIV; this comes from the coding sequence ATGTTGGCGATTGTATCTGCAGGCATTGCGCCAGGATTGGCATTGTTAAGTTTTTTTTATTTGAAAGATGAATATGAAACTGAGCCGATTTCAATGGTATTAAAAACATTTATTTTTGGAGCAATGCTTGTTTTGCCAATTATGTTTATTCAATATGTATTTGGTGAAGAACACGTTTTTCAATCACCTTTTCTTCAAGCATTTTTTACGACAAGCTTTTTAGAAGAATTTTTCAAATGGTTCATTTTATATTTCACGATTTATCAGCATGTGGAATTTGATGAGCATTATGATGGAATTGTTTACGGGGCAGCTGTTTCCTTAGGTTTTGCTACCGTTGAAAATATTTTATATTTATTTGCAAATGGTTTAGAATCAGCGCTAGGAAGAGCCTTTTTACCCGTATCTAGTCATGCTTTATTCGGCGTCATTATGGGGTATTATTTAGGGAAAGCAAAGTTTTCTGAAGGAAAGGAAAAAACGAAGTGGACGCTGTATTCCGTATTTGCGCCGCTCATTTTACATGGAACATATGATTATATTTTAAAAACAATGGATCATTGGGTATTTATTATTATTCCATTTATGATTTATTTATGGTGGCTGGCATTAAGAAAAGTAAAAAAGGCCAAACAGCCATCGATTGTCTAG
- a CDS encoding YpzI family protein, whose translation MGKDRQEKKLKESKRVESDRDQGLHYPGATGLQSPEEARELNEHK comes from the coding sequence ATGGGAAAAGATCGTCAAGAGAAAAAATTAAAAGAATCAAAACGAGTTGAATCTGACCGTGATCAAGGACTTCACTATCCAGGAGCAACTGGCTTGCAAAGTCCTGAAGAAGCGCGCGAGTTAAATGAGCATAAATAA
- the fni gene encoding type 2 isopentenyl-diphosphate Delta-isomerase, which yields MSRAKRKIDHIHHAIQTGQHRLHGLDDIRFVHNSLPNTGVHDVHIDTKIGELFLSSPIFINAMTGGGGQETERINRSFAQIAHHGQLAMAVGSQMAAIKDEKEEQSYRVVRQENPNGVIFANLGSEATVEQAKKAVDMLEANGLQIHLNVIQELVMPEGDRDFTDALRRIERIVREVAVPVIVKEVGFGMSAQAVQKLKDVGVEIVDIGGYGGTNFSKIENERRAKHFHFFNDWGISTAASLAEVSQHVEGMSIIGSGGIQTSMDIAKSIALGASATGMAGYFLSILMKSGLEAVVGEIAELHEELTFIMAALGATSIAKLQQMPLVITGDTHSWLTQRNVSIETFNNRS from the coding sequence GTGAGCAGAGCAAAACGTAAAATTGATCACATTCATCATGCGATTCAAACGGGACAGCATCGGCTGCACGGGCTAGATGATATTCGCTTCGTTCATAATAGCTTACCAAATACAGGCGTGCACGATGTTCATATTGATACAAAAATTGGCGAACTTTTTTTAAGTTCGCCAATTTTTATAAATGCTATGACGGGCGGAGGCGGACAAGAAACGGAACGGATTAACCGTTCGTTTGCTCAAATTGCTCATCATGGTCAATTAGCAATGGCCGTTGGATCGCAGATGGCTGCGATTAAAGATGAAAAGGAAGAACAATCATACAGAGTAGTGCGTCAAGAAAACCCTAACGGAGTTATTTTTGCCAACCTAGGCAGTGAAGCTACAGTTGAACAAGCTAAAAAAGCGGTTGATATGCTTGAAGCAAATGGACTTCAAATTCATTTAAATGTTATACAAGAACTGGTCATGCCAGAGGGAGATCGTGATTTTACCGATGCATTACGTCGTATTGAACGAATTGTCCGAGAAGTAGCCGTTCCTGTAATTGTCAAAGAAGTAGGTTTTGGGATGAGCGCTCAAGCAGTGCAAAAACTTAAAGATGTTGGTGTTGAAATCGTTGATATTGGTGGGTACGGTGGTACCAATTTTTCGAAAATCGAAAATGAAAGACGAGCAAAACATTTTCACTTCTTTAATGATTGGGGAATTTCCACAGCAGCTTCTTTAGCGGAAGTATCTCAGCACGTAGAAGGTATGTCCATTATTGGTTCAGGAGGTATTCAAACCTCTATGGATATTGCTAAGTCTATTGCGTTAGGAGCTTCTGCAACGGGAATGGCAGGATATTTTTTATCCATTTTAATGAAGTCTGGTTTAGAAGCAGTTGTAGGAGAGATAGCTGAGCTGCATGAGGAGTTAACGTTCATCATGGCTGCGTTAGGAGCAACTTCTATTGCCAAGCTTCAGCAAATGCCTCTAGTTATTACAGGGGATACCCATAGCTGGCTGACTCAGCGAAATGTATCTATAGAAACATTTAATAACAGATCATAA
- the ypeB gene encoding germination protein YpeB, whose amino-acid sequence MIRTILIVLLAIGVVGVGYWGYSEHQEKDAVLLQAENTYQRAFHDLSYQLDLLNDKIGGTLAMSSRDQLSPALAEVWRLTSEAHNNVGQLPLSLLPFNKTEEFLSDVGDFTYKVAVRDLSKSPLTDKEYKTLNSLYDQSGEIQNEMRQVQHLVIDNNLRWMDVELALATKEKQGDNTIIDGLKTVEKSMDSFAETDLGVMNATNEQEKNAFHQLKGREVSEDVAKQVARSFLNLKGNEQIHIVKSGKDADYEVYSLTITDPKTKQETYMDITQKGGYPLWVLEDRDIKKQNISLNDAMNKANKFLKDHRFESLVMAESAQYDNMGVFTFVEQTESGVRIYPDSVKMKMSLEDGSVIGFSAKDFLLKHRTRDIPKPKISKEQAKTKLNSNVKVMEDHLAIITNDLNEEVLCYEFLGTIKNDTYRIFINADTGFEEKVEKLQNSEPLYNEV is encoded by the coding sequence ATGATTCGAACAATTTTAATTGTATTATTAGCTATTGGTGTTGTAGGTGTAGGGTATTGGGGGTACAGCGAACATCAAGAAAAAGATGCTGTGCTGCTTCAAGCGGAGAATACGTATCAACGAGCATTTCATGATTTGTCATATCAGCTAGATTTATTAAATGATAAAATCGGTGGCACGCTCGCCATGAGTTCGAGAGATCAGCTTTCGCCCGCGCTTGCAGAAGTATGGCGTTTAACTTCTGAAGCTCATAACAATGTAGGACAGCTGCCTTTATCGCTTTTACCGTTCAATAAAACAGAAGAGTTTCTTTCAGATGTTGGTGACTTTACGTATAAAGTGGCGGTAAGGGATTTAAGCAAATCCCCCTTAACAGATAAAGAGTATAAAACGTTAAATTCGCTTTATGATCAGTCAGGCGAAATTCAAAATGAAATGCGCCAAGTACAGCATCTAGTCATTGATAATAACTTGCGCTGGATGGATGTTGAGCTAGCCTTAGCCACAAAAGAAAAGCAAGGGGACAATACGATTATTGACGGATTAAAAACCGTTGAAAAAAGTATGGATTCTTTTGCCGAAACAGATTTAGGCGTTATGAATGCAACGAATGAGCAGGAAAAAAACGCTTTTCATCAATTAAAAGGTAGAGAAGTTAGTGAAGATGTTGCAAAACAAGTGGCGCGTTCGTTTTTGAATTTAAAAGGAAATGAACAAATTCATATTGTAAAGAGCGGAAAAGATGCCGATTATGAGGTGTACAGCTTAACCATTACAGATCCGAAGACTAAACAAGAGACGTATATGGATATTACACAAAAAGGTGGATATCCGCTTTGGGTGCTCGAAGATCGAGATATTAAAAAACAAAATATTAGTTTAAACGATGCTATGAACAAAGCGAATAAGTTTTTAAAAGATCATCGTTTTGAAAGCCTAGTGATGGCTGAAAGCGCTCAATACGACAACATGGGAGTCTTTACATTCGTAGAGCAGACGGAAAGTGGAGTTCGGATTTATCCGGATTCAGTTAAAATGAAAATGTCTTTAGAAGATGGATCTGTGATTGGTTTCTCAGCTAAAGACTTCTTATTAAAACATCGTACAAGAGATATTCCAAAACCTAAAATTTCAAAAGAACAGGCAAAAACCAAGCTGAACTCGAACGTCAAAGTGATGGAAGACCACTTGGCAATTATTACGAATGATTTAAACGAAGAAGTGCTATGCTATGAGTTTTTAGGGACAATAAAAAATGATACGTATCGAATTTTCATCAATGCCGATACGGGTTTTGAAGAAAAAGTCGAAAAACTGCAAAACTCAGAACCTTTATATAATGAAGTGTAA
- the sleB gene encoding spore cortex-lytic enzyme, which translates to MLSFRCFKKYACLICICSFIAASVVSPKAAHAFSNQVIQHGAVGDDVIELQSRLQYLGYYNGKIDGVFGWSTYWALRNFQYEFGIKKIDGLAGWQTKIKLANATKYHENYVKNQIRKGNKFTHYGGQPLDQQSKGSGSSGKSSGNNGQQKAQSGSSQAKKPASQPQRNTSKGNSEQQKEKAQKPTAVNVPSGFSQNDIQLMANAVHGEARGEPYNGQVAVAAVILNRVNSPSFPNTVAGVIFEPRAFTAVADGQIWLEPNPTSKKAVMDAINGWDPTGNAIYYFNPDTATSAWIWSRPQIKQIGKHIFCR; encoded by the coding sequence ATGTTATCATTTCGATGTTTTAAAAAGTATGCATGTCTCATATGCATATGTTCATTTATTGCAGCGTCCGTTGTGAGTCCAAAGGCCGCTCACGCGTTTTCAAATCAAGTCATTCAACACGGAGCAGTTGGAGATGACGTTATTGAGCTGCAGTCGAGACTTCAGTATTTAGGTTATTATAATGGGAAAATTGACGGTGTATTTGGATGGAGCACATACTGGGCACTGCGCAATTTTCAATATGAATTTGGCATTAAAAAGATTGACGGTTTAGCAGGCTGGCAAACAAAGATTAAATTAGCCAACGCAACAAAATATCACGAAAACTATGTGAAAAATCAAATTAGAAAAGGGAATAAGTTTACGCACTATGGCGGTCAGCCTCTTGATCAACAGTCTAAAGGAAGCGGTAGCAGTGGGAAAAGCAGCGGGAATAATGGTCAACAAAAAGCACAAAGCGGATCTTCTCAAGCAAAAAAACCTGCCAGTCAGCCGCAGCGTAATACGTCTAAAGGAAATTCTGAACAACAGAAAGAAAAAGCACAAAAGCCAACAGCGGTGAATGTACCGAGCGGTTTTTCACAAAATGATATTCAGCTCATGGCAAATGCCGTGCATGGTGAAGCACGGGGTGAACCATATAATGGCCAAGTAGCCGTAGCGGCCGTTATTTTGAACCGAGTTAACAGTCCGTCATTTCCAAATACAGTCGCTGGAGTTATTTTTGAACCGCGTGCATTTACTGCCGTAGCAGATGGGCAAATTTGGCTTGAACCCAATCCAACATCTAAAAAAGCGGTTATGGATGCTATTAACGGATGGGATCCTACTGGGAATGCTATTTATTACTTTAATCCAGATACAGCAACAAGCGCATGGATTTGGTCACGTCCTCAAATTAAGCAAATCGGGAAACACATTTTCTGTCGATAA
- a CDS encoding YpfB family protein, whose protein sequence is MNRIERILIKLVVIQFVFLIIAQCILLSSSHSTYFSKVIQYEGVSKNNFNKIIETFDQ, encoded by the coding sequence GTGAATCGAATAGAACGAATTTTAATTAAATTAGTGGTTATTCAATTTGTGTTTTTAATAATTGCCCAATGTATTTTACTATCTAGCAGTCACAGTACATATTTCTCAAAGGTTATTCAGTATGAGGGAGTTAGCAAAAATAATTTTAATAAAATTATTGAAACATTCGACCAGTAG
- the der gene encoding ribosome biogenesis GTPase Der, whose amino-acid sequence MPKPIIAIVGRPNVGKSTIFNRIVGERVSIVEDIPGVTRDRIYSSGEWLNMDFNIIDTGGIDIGDEPFLEQIKQQAEIAIDEADVIIFLVNGRDGITAADEEVAKILYKSKKPVVLAVNKVDNPEMRELIYDFYALGYGEPFPISGTHGLGLGDLLDEAAKHFPKEKDEDYGEDVIKFSLIGRPNVGKSSLVNALLGEDRVIVSDLAGTTRDAIDTKFTKEDQEYVVIDTAGMRKRGKVYESTEKYSVLRALKAIERSDVVLIVLNAEEGIIEQDKKIAGYAQEAGKAVVIVVNKWDTVEKDEKTMKKFEENIREHFQFLTYAPIVFLSAKTKKRTHTLLPMIDLASESHAVRVETSILNDVIMDAVAMNPTPTHNGNRLKIYYTTQVAIKPPTFVVFVNDPELMHFSYKRFLENKLREAFGFEGTPIKIIARPRK is encoded by the coding sequence ATGCCAAAACCAATTATTGCGATTGTTGGTCGTCCCAACGTAGGAAAATCAACAATTTTCAACCGAATTGTAGGAGAGCGAGTATCTATTGTAGAAGATATTCCGGGTGTAACTCGTGATCGTATCTATAGTTCAGGTGAGTGGCTGAATATGGACTTTAACATTATTGATACTGGCGGTATTGATATTGGAGATGAGCCATTTTTAGAACAGATCAAACAGCAGGCAGAAATTGCAATTGATGAAGCGGACGTAATCATTTTTCTAGTGAATGGACGCGATGGAATTACTGCAGCTGATGAAGAAGTGGCGAAAATTTTATACAAATCGAAAAAGCCCGTTGTCCTAGCCGTTAATAAAGTAGATAATCCTGAAATGAGAGAATTAATCTACGATTTCTACGCACTAGGATATGGCGAACCGTTCCCAATCTCAGGAACGCATGGTTTAGGTTTAGGTGACCTGCTAGACGAGGCAGCTAAGCACTTTCCAAAAGAAAAAGACGAAGATTACGGAGAAGACGTCATTAAATTTTCATTGATTGGTCGTCCTAACGTAGGAAAATCTTCATTAGTTAATGCTCTTCTAGGTGAAGACCGTGTTATTGTCAGTGATCTTGCCGGTACGACACGCGATGCCATTGATACAAAGTTTACAAAAGAAGATCAAGAATATGTTGTTATTGATACAGCTGGAATGAGAAAGCGTGGAAAAGTGTACGAGAGTACTGAAAAATACAGCGTACTGCGCGCATTAAAGGCAATTGAACGCTCAGATGTTGTCTTAATTGTATTAAATGCTGAAGAGGGTATTATTGAACAAGATAAGAAAATTGCTGGCTATGCACAAGAAGCTGGAAAAGCTGTTGTCATCGTTGTAAACAAATGGGATACAGTAGAAAAAGATGAAAAAACAATGAAAAAATTTGAAGAAAATATACGTGAGCATTTTCAGTTCTTAACATATGCTCCAATTGTATTCCTTTCAGCTAAAACGAAAAAACGTACGCATACGCTATTGCCAATGATTGATCTTGCAAGCGAAAGCCATGCGGTACGTGTAGAAACAAGCATCTTAAATGATGTGATTATGGATGCAGTAGCAATGAACCCTACGCCTACTCACAACGGCAACCGCTTAAAAATCTATTACACAACTCAAGTAGCAATCAAGCCGCCAACTTTTGTTGTGTTTGTAAATGATCCTGAGCTAATGCATTTTTCATATAAACGTTTCTTAGAAAATAAGCTTCGTGAAGCTTTTGGATTCGAAGGAACTCCAATTAAAATTATTGCAAGACCAAGAAAATAA